cctcatttctttatgttttgcttccaaTGAGCCAGACGTTCTTACACGTCTGGCtcagtggtcttgagcaatagctctccaggctttctaAAAGTCATTCAAAGCTTGTCTTTGCACACTGGCCGTTTAACACTGACAATGAActattcaagcataaaaaaaagcACTCGACTGAGTTGTGTTGACACATAAGAGACAATTTAGCAAAGAACAAATTTAAATtctaggcactttgttactagcaacCAGTTGCAAACACACcattttttgcatttctttatCTAATCCTttgaaaaatgccaaacataACAGTTCGACAGGCTTAAAAACGACAACAatgtgattcccaaagagctaatAACTGAAACTTTGCATATCTCAGCTCGGTGTGccctttaaaaaatgaagaaatcgGACAAGTGGGGGACAAAAGAAGAAACGACAGGCCTAAAAAAACACTATCAATAGCAGATGAGCAATATCTGAAAGTAATGTCCTGAAcaaatgggggggggggaaatcTGATACAGAGCTGAGCCTGGCCTTTCAGCTACTTTAAGAAATTACACAAAAAGCTTTCCTAACTTAGCTGTGATGAAGAATCAAGGTGGACATATTAAATATTTGCTTTCAAGCCTGTTAGAATTGTAAACATTGtctttgccttatatactgtgtttgcatgtatgtttgcagaTGCTTCAATAAATTCCTGCACTTCTTTCTCATAAGGAAATAAAGGGTAGTTCAAGACTTTTATAAAGTTAATAAATAACCTCATACCTTTTCCTGGTTCCATGACATATACGTGGGGCGAGACAGGAACATGCGGATAGTGGTGGCTCCGAGCAGCCCAAGCATAGCAAGCAGGCAAATGTATTTCCACAGGTATTTGTAAACAACACTGGGACGCCAGCCCAGCATTCCTTCAATGTCGTTAAGGAATCTTTattgagaaggaaaaaaatgacaaagaaagTACACAAGACTTTTGTGAGATTTATGGTTAAAAAATACACTTCATTTAGCCACAATCTGAATAGAAACCTCACCTATCAGCTCCATACAACCAAGACACACTGAAAGTCTCAAAAACCACCACGATGATGAGTGGCAGTGTGGCAGAGTAATCATCGAACATCATCACAAAGTAGTTCCCGCAGCGCTGGGTGAAGAGCAGGCCGAGCAGAAAGCCAATGATGCAGCTGGCAACTGCGACAAGACACACATGTTGTTATTGAGAAAAAAACATCTTCTTTAATGTCAGCATACAGCCTTTACAACAGAACTCAGTGGATGacataaaaatgttattaaagGACATTAGTTTCAGATTCAAAGTCTGAAGCTATGTAGACACTGGAAACGCCTCACTTGTCACTTTGAAGTGAAGGCTGGTCACTGGGTAACCATCTAATGTATTTAATACCAGGTTATATGACAGTCGTTCTTCATTCTCATTGGATAGTCTCTTCAGTCTTAATTGCGTACAGTGTCTTTACAGTATTGACGGATGTGCAGTTTAACAGCTGTCAACGACCAATCTTTTTGACTGCCTTGAGTCATGCATGAATTTTGAAACAATAGAAGAGGTAAAACTGGTTCTTACTTGTGAGCTTGGTTTTGTTCCTCGCCAGACATTTGAAGCGATCACTCAGGGGGGCGAGGATGCCCTCCATAGTGCCAAACATAGTGCTGAGTCCAAGATTGAGTAGCATGAGAAAGAAGAGGGCGGACCAGAAAgggctgccaggcaggagggtCATGGCCTCTGTGAAGGCGATGAAAGCTAGACCTGTTCCCTCCACACCCTGAACATAAACACAGCTTTAGTCATCATGATTTGCAAGCCAATTATAACATCACCCACGTAAGCAAACTGAAACTAGTCTAAGAAGCGTAATGTTTACcttctgcatttctttttccAGGTCACAGTCTGTTAAATTGCCAGGCACCATAGATCCATACTGTTTGACCCAGACTCTGTAGTCCTTCAGAGCCACAGATTTGGGATCAGAGTAGTTAAACGGTGGCATCACGTTATTGGGCACAAGACCTTCGTGGAAGTGTTTTGACAGGTCTTTCAAGTTGctataaaaaagacaaaagaatacagaaaaatattacatttctaaattttgAAAATCCAAACACAATTTCCCTCAGCTACATCAACAGTGTTCATGACACTGTAGatgtaaaacacacattttagtCTTATAATTAAACATACCTGGCTACACACTCCATGGCCTTGTTTTTAGCTCGGAAACCAAGCACGGCAAAGACCACCAGAGTAGCCAGCACAGATGTGAGGAAGTTTATGAAGGAGACGGTGAAGGCATCACGGTGGCAGTTGTTGTTCCTGGGGTTGTAGGAAGAGTAGGCGATAATGGACCCAAAGCCAAGGCCCAGCGCAAAGAAAACCTGCGTAGCTGCCTGCCGCCACACCTGCACATCTGCCCAGATTTTCAGCTGCATTGCAGAAACAAAAGCTGTGTCAAAGAACTATTTATatctctttctcttctctttctttctctgtacCAGACGTTTTATCTGCCGATACCTTGGGGTAGAACATGAAGCCGATTCCTTCAAAGGCTCCATCCAGCAGGAGCCCTCGGATGAGAAAGCAGAACAGCACCACGTATGGGAAGATGGAAGAGAAATACATCACCTAGGGAAGCAGAAAGAATGATTACCTGTGCGCAAAACACATCATAATAAACACATAATATTAAGTATAGACGTCAGCAtggtttta
The Oreochromis aureus strain Israel breed Guangdong linkage group 8, ZZ_aureus, whole genome shotgun sequence DNA segment above includes these coding regions:
- the slc6a16b gene encoding solute carrier family 6 member 16b, with protein sequence MEKQPLPADDDKTEATEVDGLTGESSPQETSEPDARAGWNSKIEYFLAQVGFSVGLGNVWRFPYLCHQNGGGAFLLLYILLMLLVGIPLFFLELAAGQAIRQGSIGVWKYISPRLSGIGYSSCVVCFFVALYYNVILAWSLFYLWNSFQHPLPWEKCPEEGNVTVKECNESSPTSYFWYRKALDITDSIDETGSFNTYIVCCLLAAWTVVCLGMFKGIKTSVKVMYFSSIFPYVVLFCFLIRGLLLDGAFEGIGFMFYPKLKIWADVQVWRQAATQVFFALGLGFGSIIAYSSYNPRNNNCHRDAFTVSFINFLTSVLATLVVFAVLGFRAKNKAMECVASNLKDLSKHFHEGLVPNNVMPPFNYSDPKSVALKDYRVWVKQYGSMVPGNLTDCDLEKEMQKGVEGTGLAFIAFTEAMTLLPGSPFWSALFFLMLLNLGLSTMFGTMEGILAPLSDRFKCLARNKTKLTIASCIIGFLLGLLFTQRCGNYFVMMFDDYSATLPLIIVVVFETFSVSWLYGADRFLNDIEGMLGWRPSVVYKYLWKYICLLAMLGLLGATTIRMFLSRPTYMSWNQEKASEEYLEYPDWALAVLALLIIFATLPVPVGFIHAFLQKRNTQTSRDAENGHYRMVNTEETAMTDFSALEHRNGDAAPVS